One Pseudomonas rhizophila DNA window includes the following coding sequences:
- the xylB gene encoding xylulokinase: protein MANQQLFLGIDCGTQGTKALILDTLSGQVLGQGAAAHSMISGANGRREQDTQQWLDAFTQATHQALAAAGVDGQAILGIGVSGQQHGLVLLDDQGQVLRPAKLWCDTETTPENDRLLAYLGGEDGSLTRLGVVIAPGYTVSKLLWTREQHPQVFERIASILLPHDFLNHWLTGRHCSEYGDASGTGYFNVRTRQWDARLLEHIDPSGRLQSALPELIEAHQPVGRILPAVAAHLGINPDALVASGGGDNMMGAIGTGNIQPGVITMSLGSSGTVYAYAAEPVVSPQPSVATFCSSSGGWLPLICTMNLTNATGAMRELLELDIDAFNALVARAPIGAKGVCMLPFLNGERVPALPHATGSLFGLTTTNLTRANLCRAVVEGTTFGLRYGLDLLRANGLEAQSIRLIGGGSKSPVWRQIVADIMDTTVICTEQSEAAALGAAIQAAWCHSGSQQSLADLCERCVKLDPASETRPITEQVAASQKAYANYQECIATL from the coding sequence ATGGCAAACCAACAACTGTTCCTGGGCATCGACTGCGGCACCCAAGGCACCAAGGCACTGATCCTGGATACGCTCAGCGGCCAGGTGCTCGGCCAGGGTGCCGCTGCCCACAGCATGATCAGCGGGGCCAACGGTCGCCGTGAACAAGACACCCAGCAATGGCTCGATGCATTCACCCAGGCGACTCACCAAGCCCTGGCCGCCGCCGGGGTCGATGGCCAGGCGATCCTCGGCATCGGCGTGTCCGGCCAGCAACACGGCTTGGTGCTGCTTGACGACCAGGGCCAGGTCTTGCGCCCGGCCAAGCTGTGGTGCGACACCGAGACGACGCCGGAAAACGATCGGCTTTTGGCCTACCTGGGGGGTGAAGACGGCAGTCTCACACGCCTCGGCGTGGTGATCGCGCCGGGCTACACGGTTTCCAAACTGCTCTGGACGCGGGAGCAGCATCCCCAGGTTTTCGAACGCATCGCCAGCATCCTGCTGCCCCACGACTTTCTCAATCACTGGCTCACCGGCCGCCATTGCAGCGAATACGGTGACGCCTCGGGCACCGGCTATTTCAACGTACGCACCCGTCAATGGGACGCGCGGTTGCTGGAGCACATCGATCCCAGCGGCCGGCTGCAATCGGCTTTACCGGAGCTGATCGAGGCCCATCAGCCGGTCGGGCGGATCCTGCCGGCCGTTGCCGCGCACCTGGGCATCAACCCTGACGCGCTGGTGGCCAGCGGGGGTGGCGACAACATGATGGGCGCTATCGGCACCGGCAACATCCAGCCCGGCGTGATCACCATGAGCCTCGGTTCCTCCGGTACGGTCTATGCCTATGCCGCCGAACCTGTGGTCAGTCCGCAGCCGTCGGTGGCAACCTTCTGCTCATCCAGCGGCGGCTGGCTGCCGCTGATCTGCACCATGAACCTGACCAACGCCACCGGGGCCATGCGCGAGCTGCTGGAGCTGGACATCGACGCCTTCAACGCCTTGGTGGCAAGGGCCCCGATAGGCGCCAAAGGCGTGTGCATGCTGCCGTTTCTCAACGGCGAGCGGGTTCCCGCCCTGCCCCATGCCACCGGCAGCCTTTTCGGTCTGACCACCACCAACCTGACCCGGGCCAATCTGTGCCGGGCGGTGGTCGAAGGCACCACCTTCGGTTTGCGCTATGGCCTGGACCTGCTGCGCGCCAACGGGCTCGAGGCCCAGAGCATCCGCTTGATCGGTGGGGGCTCGAAAAGCCCGGTTTGGCGGCAGATCGTCGCCGATATCATGGATACCACGGTCATTTGCACTGAACAGAGCGAGGCGGCGGCCCTGGGTGCGGCGATTCAGGCGGCGTGGTGCCATTCAGGCTCACAGCAAAGCCTGGCCGATCTGTGCGAGCGCTGTGTCAAGCTCGACCCGGCCAGTGAAACCCGGCCCATTACCGAGCAGGTCGCAGCATCGCAAAAAGCTTATGCCAACTATCAAGAATGTATCGCAACCCTTTGA